One Candidatus Sericytochromatia bacterium genomic window, CCAGCGATGTTCGACGAAAAACAGCTCCCGATGCGCGTAAAAAAACCGCATCCAGGCATCGTCACGCTGCCCCCACAGCGTGAATGCCACGTGATTGATCACATCGTCATACATCGCCTGGCTCTTCCCGGTGAAGACCAGCTGGCTGCCTTCCTCGCGAACGTACCAGCGATGGCCGGGTAGATCCATGAGCTTGCCGCCAAATTCGGCCGGCGTTTCGACATAGCCGCGTCGGGCCACGCGTGACAGCTCTCCGGCTGCCCGTTCAGGATCCGACACGTGTTCCAGGACGTGGGAGGCAATCGCAAAGCCAAAGGCCCGATCGCGAAACGGCAGATGCTCCAAGTCGCCACCCACCAGGGGACGATCGACCGTGAGCGACCCTTGACGCTCGGTGTCATCCGAGACGAACTTGTCGCACAGGACATCTGCTCGCGGGTGCGGATCGTTGCCACTGCCTACGTCCAGTACCAGATCCGTGTTTTGAAAGCCCAGCGCAAACTTGCGACAGAAGAAACGCAGGCGCTGAAGCAGGTAAGATGACATCTGCGGCAGGTGAAACTTCAGCAGGAGGGCGCGAGCCTTCGCTCAGGCCGTGTAGTCCTTGAGCCACTTGTGCCGGCTGGGGTGACGCAGCTTGCGCAGTGCCTTGGCCTCCAGCTGGCGGATGCGCTCGCGCGTCACGCCGAAACACTGGCCCACCTGCTCCAAGGTCCGCTCCTGGCCGTCTTCC contains:
- a CDS encoding methyltransferase domain-containing protein; translation: MSSYLLQRLRFFCRKFALGFQNTDLVLDVGSGNDPHPRADVLCDKFVSDDTERQGSLTVDRPLVGGDLEHLPFRDRAFGFAIASHVLEHVSDPERAAGELSRVARRGYVETPAEFGGKLMDLPGHRWYVREEGSQLVFTGKSQAMYDDVINHVAFTLWGQRDDAWMRFFYAHRELFFVEHRWDESLAVRVLGEASLVTAEASFIGADVERTLSKAVDRSPRARLKHAIRDYYRSPLYGPRRPVELSQLCVCPICRGTLRWEPQAIHCTACQASFPQAEADGCAVPMLLRDLAR